A DNA window from Hydractinia symbiolongicarpus strain clone_291-10 chromosome 6, HSymV2.1, whole genome shotgun sequence contains the following coding sequences:
- the LOC130648249 gene encoding uncharacterized protein LOC130648249: MIKDAASITNGLNDFFVHIGFSLSEKNPSSSEYFVAYLKRYNSRMEEYNLTMAELNTAFNTLQSNKSAGIDEISVNVVKNVFDLIKLPLFYVFNLSLTEGIIPEKLKIARITPIFNSGDRTNLTNYRAISVLPCFSKILERIMYNRID, from the coding sequence ATGATAAAAGACGCAGCATCTATAACAAATGGGTTAAACGATTTTTTTGTCCATATTGGTTTTAGCCTCTCGGAAAAAAACCCATCGAGTAGTGAGTATTTTGTTGCATATTTGAAAAGATATAACAGTAGGATGGAAGAATATAATTTAACAATGGCCGAATTGAATACTGCTTTTAACACCTTGCAAAGCAACAAAAGTGCTGGTATTGATGAAATAAGTGTCAACGTCgtaaaaaatgtgtttgatcTGATTAAGCTTCcccttttttatgtatttaatcTATCTTTAACAGAGGGAATTATACCCGAAAAGTTAAAAATTGCTCGAATAACACCAATATTTAATTCAGGAGATCGCACCAATCTTACTAATTATAGAGCTATCTCAGTACTAccttgtttttctaaaattttagaacGCATTATGTACAATAGAATTGATTAA